One genomic region from Candidatus Cloacimonas sp. encodes:
- a CDS encoding bifunctional UDP-sugar hydrolase/5'-nucleotidase, producing MKRIITFLLAGILFCTMAEAEDLRVDLIFSNDMHGGIDRSEATFMNPDFPPLLGGGGSAATLIKHIRSLANDSRDNLLLDAGDIFQGRPVGTITNGKAVVEFMNAIGYDAMTIGNHEYDIAEEKLIETLQLAQFPILSCNIIDKRTGEIPSYAKPYIVVERLGIKIGILGFTTTDTEKMSFPENIKNIKFLSEKEVVDKYVKILRNEEKVDIVIVLGHAGLPYDIIPTYLTRYDAQGNPLESERYAVWGYDAQEIAREVEGIDIFIGGHMHKGIPTPWIDPYTHTMVIQGYAYGSNLGWITLKIDPETKTVSGYEVPAIREGSMVTLFEDEFIPDEEIGGMIAEQVAIAEEGMDEVVGYAGSYLSRTNVDAQSLIGNTIVDAMRTEVGADFAFLNLGGVRADIKAGPVTYRDIFEVMPFDNMLVTFRCNGEFLRKIIETRVEGSRHGLIISGGKVVYSKKRENFDRVVHFEIGGEPWDPNKIYTVATTDFIMQGNAGLTMLIQVPQEDITNNQINLRDAIVHYFQKHSPIMTKIDDRWVRRDNAKPSPEMLQ from the coding sequence ATGAAACGCATAATTACTTTCCTTTTGGCAGGAATTCTGTTCTGCACAATGGCAGAAGCGGAAGACCTGCGCGTTGACCTCATTTTTTCTAACGATATGCATGGTGGCATAGACCGTTCCGAGGCAACTTTTATGAATCCGGATTTTCCACCTCTACTGGGAGGAGGAGGTTCCGCCGCTACTTTAATTAAGCATATTCGTTCTCTGGCAAATGATAGTAGAGATAATTTACTATTGGATGCCGGGGATATTTTTCAGGGACGTCCTGTAGGAACCATAACTAACGGAAAAGCAGTAGTTGAATTTATGAATGCCATTGGCTACGATGCAATGACCATTGGCAATCACGAATATGATATTGCCGAAGAGAAACTGATAGAGACCTTGCAGTTAGCTCAATTTCCCATTCTATCTTGTAATATTATAGATAAGAGAACAGGGGAAATACCAAGTTATGCCAAACCCTATATTGTAGTAGAGCGTTTGGGTATAAAAATAGGGATTTTGGGTTTTACTACAACCGATACCGAAAAGATGAGCTTTCCGGAAAACATCAAAAATATCAAATTCCTTTCCGAAAAAGAAGTGGTGGATAAATATGTAAAAATCCTCCGCAATGAGGAAAAGGTGGATATTGTTATTGTCCTTGGGCATGCTGGTTTACCTTATGATATTATTCCTACTTATCTAACTCGTTATGATGCTCAGGGAAATCCTCTGGAGAGTGAAAGATATGCCGTTTGGGGATATGATGCTCAAGAAATAGCTCGCGAAGTTGAGGGTATTGATATCTTCATCGGTGGCCATATGCATAAGGGAATTCCAACTCCTTGGATTGACCCATACACTCATACAATGGTTATTCAAGGTTATGCTTACGGTTCCAATTTGGGATGGATAACCCTGAAAATTGACCCCGAAACCAAAACTGTAAGCGGTTATGAAGTTCCTGCTATTCGTGAAGGCAGTATGGTTACCCTGTTTGAGGATGAATTTATTCCCGATGAAGAAATCGGAGGGATGATTGCTGAGCAGGTTGCTATTGCAGAAGAAGGAATGGATGAAGTTGTTGGCTATGCAGGCAGTTATTTATCCAGAACTAATGTAGATGCTCAATCCTTAATTGGAAACACGATTGTAGATGCTATGCGCACAGAAGTCGGTGCGGATTTTGCTTTTCTGAATCTGGGTGGAGTGCGCGCCGATATTAAAGCCGGTCCTGTTACCTACAGAGATATCTTTGAAGTGATGCCCTTTGATAATATGTTAGTTACTTTCCGTTGTAACGGAGAATTTTTACGCAAAATAATTGAGACCCGTGTTGAGGGTTCAAGGCACGGTTTAATTATCTCCGGTGGCAAAGTTGTCTATTCTAAGAAGAGAGAGAATTTTGACCGGGTAGTTCATTTTGAAATCGGAGGAGAACCTTGGGATCCCAATAAAATATATACCGTAGCTACAACGGATTTTATTATGCAAGGTAATGCGGGTTTAACTATGTTAATTCAAGTGCCCCAGGAAGATATAACCAATAATCAAATCAATTTGCGGGACGCTATTGTGCACTATTTCCAGAAACATAGCCCGATTATGACGAAAATAGATGATCGCTGGGTACGCAGAGATAATGCCAAGCCCTCTCCGGAAATGCTGCAATAA
- a CDS encoding GNAT family N-acetyltransferase, with product MFQISIVEYDSIYAQAIAEMWNNSSDGWNGRVFNSTEEKVLQQESGTKYLNLYLAVESEKVVGYVKLTRYPEEKGVAYIEMLSVLPSYQGKGIGRELVQKCILRAAELGYERIDLFTWPANLKAVPLYKKCGFFWERMDSQATHLMNFLPGLLNNDLLKPYWNNFDWYKNLIRELKIEPDGRTENGFDFYDYLWEKEGKRIEVTFERFGRGIVSLKTPDFSFKVEVPNAKPVFGLNYPIHYTLENYQETPLSISLQGENDALVDYNYQQEIELSDKRELDSTFYLKPLLREISEWETSPTVNTRFNIEGKEITFKTGLKIQFPLMAELRAVDSVFLPNRNYKMYLNVHNHFAVTCSYHLKFPVDERLQLSQSSFDITLNADERSFIELDFCLTKGIIYNPCLQITAKPVGDKEMQFTTSCHYCFQMLGSKDGIDSSELLQLMNGNNCLYISKIGQRNFATLTNISTSYIQFITPEPGKPYSEELESELPYETIIEQTENAIQAILKFRPPDFPSLDFGFVYRLYDSGLVEYFVTVYALPETAEESWLKIKFYPSQYNLGFAYKGRLYQVGNDLPDVYESNFPADGFSENWLFLQGSNYTQALIWQPNLTLKPERYYFCWELNLSELVRNGNNISSPIQFYQNVFLSPWQVRNLALGRKIPQVIYPPLNLIANKGNPFVTIPCTVEMNQILDIEPAGSFNLLSSCLNDSQPQKMPKNALGDSKCSWELQQKTNKPLELLICQVELYYTLVEKKQLIFFAEGEVCFQEKDNLLTADNGCLQITSARDSLIPCLISLQYKGTEWLENSYPDFLPRSVFNPFPGGIFIRPYRVGAEVLKLENHKADFISLKDNFENCWQGITITTTIEKFAPLKGYIYKQYYLLRPGVPVLAIFAEVVNAQGIASFHAFNFSFHRKHQQGERDGLFYIQQEDKTWQMITQTNERDDMSLDYKTLAMQISDSENYLQLFKLSKFATGWLYMDPSVAVLDTNIYTEMVTQTPARTEPIFILIADVLYQSEWLNQLRDLQFPVIFGS from the coding sequence GTGTTTCAAATTAGCATAGTTGAATATGATTCTATTTATGCCCAAGCCATAGCTGAAATGTGGAATAACAGCAGTGACGGTTGGAATGGCAGAGTTTTTAACAGCACGGAAGAAAAGGTTTTACAGCAGGAATCCGGCACTAAATATCTGAATTTGTATTTGGCAGTGGAAAGTGAAAAAGTTGTCGGTTATGTAAAATTAACCAGATATCCTGAAGAAAAAGGAGTTGCCTATATTGAAATGCTTTCCGTTTTACCTTCTTATCAGGGAAAGGGTATTGGCAGGGAATTAGTTCAGAAATGTATCTTACGGGCTGCGGAACTTGGCTATGAACGCATTGATTTATTTACCTGGCCTGCCAATTTAAAAGCAGTTCCTCTTTATAAAAAATGCGGTTTTTTCTGGGAAAGAATGGATAGTCAGGCAACGCATCTGATGAATTTTCTTCCCGGATTGCTAAATAATGATCTCTTAAAGCCATATTGGAACAATTTTGATTGGTATAAGAACCTTATTAGAGAACTGAAAATAGAGCCGGATGGTAGAACTGAAAATGGCTTTGATTTCTATGATTATCTTTGGGAAAAAGAGGGAAAGCGGATAGAAGTTACTTTTGAGCGTTTTGGTAGAGGCATTGTTTCACTCAAAACCCCTGATTTTTCATTCAAGGTAGAGGTGCCAAATGCCAAGCCGGTTTTTGGCTTAAATTATCCTATTCATTACACTCTGGAAAATTATCAGGAAACACCGTTAAGTATTTCTTTGCAGGGTGAGAATGATGCTCTTGTTGATTACAATTATCAGCAGGAAATAGAGTTAAGCGACAAGAGGGAATTAGATTCCACTTTTTACCTGAAACCTTTATTGCGGGAAATATCTGAATGGGAAACAAGCCCTACTGTTAATACCCGTTTTAATATTGAAGGTAAAGAAATAACTTTTAAAACCGGCTTAAAAATCCAGTTTCCCTTAATGGCTGAATTGCGTGCTGTGGATAGTGTTTTTCTTCCTAATCGTAATTATAAAATGTATTTAAATGTCCACAACCATTTTGCGGTAACTTGTTCTTATCACCTAAAATTTCCTGTTGATGAGCGTTTGCAGCTTAGCCAAAGCAGTTTTGACATCACTTTAAATGCCGATGAGCGAAGTTTTATAGAACTTGATTTTTGTTTAACCAAGGGCATAATTTATAATCCTTGTCTCCAAATTACTGCCAAACCTGTAGGCGATAAGGAAATGCAATTTACCACCAGTTGCCATTATTGTTTTCAAATGCTTGGCTCTAAAGATGGCATTGATTCCTCTGAACTCCTGCAACTAATGAACGGAAATAATTGTCTCTATATTTCTAAAATCGGTCAGCGTAACTTTGCCACTTTAACAAATATCAGCACAAGTTATATTCAGTTTATTACACCTGAACCGGGTAAGCCCTATTCCGAAGAATTGGAAAGTGAATTGCCTTATGAAACAATTATTGAACAAACGGAAAATGCCATTCAGGCAATTTTGAAATTTCGTCCTCCGGATTTTCCATCTCTTGATTTTGGATTTGTTTATCGTTTGTATGACAGTGGCTTAGTAGAATATTTTGTTACCGTTTATGCCCTTCCTGAAACCGCAGAGGAGAGTTGGTTAAAAATAAAGTTTTATCCTTCCCAATACAACCTTGGCTTTGCTTATAAAGGCAGATTATATCAGGTTGGGAATGATTTGCCGGATGTTTATGAAAGTAATTTTCCGGCGGATGGCTTTAGCGAAAACTGGCTGTTTTTGCAAGGTTCAAATTATACTCAGGCACTAATTTGGCAACCAAATTTAACTCTCAAACCGGAAAGATACTATTTTTGTTGGGAATTAAACTTAAGTGAACTTGTCCGAAACGGCAACAATATTTCCTCTCCAATTCAGTTCTATCAAAATGTTTTTCTTTCTCCCTGGCAGGTTCGGAATCTTGCTTTAGGTAGAAAAATTCCCCAAGTTATCTATCCTCCCTTAAATTTAATTGCCAATAAAGGAAATCCCTTTGTAACAATACCTTGCACGGTAGAAATGAACCAAATTCTGGATATTGAACCAGCGGGGAGTTTTAATTTACTTTCCAGTTGCTTAAATGATTCCCAACCTCAAAAAATGCCCAAAAATGCTTTAGGAGATAGTAAATGCAGCTGGGAATTGCAACAAAAAACCAATAAACCGTTGGAATTGCTAATTTGCCAAGTTGAATTATATTATACTCTTGTGGAGAAAAAACAGCTTATCTTCTTTGCGGAAGGTGAGGTCTGTTTTCAGGAAAAAGATAACCTGCTTACTGCTGATAATGGCTGTTTACAAATCACTTCTGCCAGGGATTCTCTAATTCCCTGCCTGATTTCTTTGCAATATAAAGGAACTGAATGGCTGGAAAACAGTTATCCTGATTTCCTGCCCCGGTCGGTTTTTAATCCTTTTCCGGGAGGGATTTTTATTAGACCTTACCGTGTTGGCGCAGAGGTTTTAAAATTAGAAAACCATAAAGCAGATTTCATTTCACTGAAAGATAACTTTGAAAATTGCTGGCAGGGGATTACCATCACTACCACCATAGAAAAATTTGCACCGCTAAAAGGTTATATTTATAAACAGTATTATCTTTTGAGACCAGGAGTTCCGGTGCTGGCAATTTTTGCCGAGGTTGTTAATGCCCAGGGAATTGCAAGCTTCCATGCCTTTAATTTTAGTTTCCACAGGAAACATCAACAGGGTGAAAGAGACGGCTTATTCTATATCCAGCAGGAAGATAAGACCTGGCAAATGATTACTCAGACAAACGAACGGGACGATATGAGTTTGGACTACAAGACATTAGCAATGCAGATATCGGATAGCGAAAATTATTTGCAATTGTTTAAGTTAAGCAAATTTGCTACCGGATGGTTGTATATGGACCCTTCTGTAGCAGTTTTAGATACTAATATTTATACTGAAATGGTTACTCAAACCCCGGCAAGAACAGAACCGATATTTATTTTGATTGCGGATGTTCTGTATCAGAGTGAATGGCTCAATCAGTTACGGGACCTGCAGTTTCCGGTGATTTTCGGCAGCTAA